The genomic segment TGGACAGCTGCCAACCTGGTTTTCCGAAAAAATTACGGCGGGGTTCCCACACCCCTCCTTTGCTATTCTGCTATCACCCAACGATCTGAGCCTGCATCCTGCTTCATTGTAAACACCCGCTCCGCTACCCCTTCTCGCTCATATTGGTAGTGGATTTCAAGCTCATTCTCAGAAACAGGAGCCGTTTTCCGATAAGATGCCTCTAAAAACAGTTCACCTAACCGGCTAATTTGTGTAAACGCAGGCGTTTCCGGCAAATTGCCGAAGCCCAACAGTTCGTCATACAAATACAAATCAAAATATTGCTCCGGTGTATATTCACCAGTAAGCTGTCCGGATAAATAATCCATATACATCGAATGGGTACGCTCTTCCGTTGCTATGCCTACAACTTCTCCATAAATTTTATGCACTGGGGTAATCGCTGCCCCCTGCACCGTTTTACTTGCTGGAAAATGGTTCACTAATAAATATTCGCGCGCATTCAACAGCTGGTCGTAACCTCCTACAATCGCGATTCCCTGTTTTTCATAACGATCCCTAATTTCAGATGGCAACGGTTTGCCGTTTATCTTCAACTGGCCGTTTTTCAGCACGATACGATCTCCCGGGACCGCAATCACCTCGTAGTAGGCATCCATATATGTCGGTAAATGGCTAGTCGTATTTGTCATCGTGCGTACAATGTCGCCCGCCTCATAGACAACCTCATCGAATAAATTCGCTTTGCGCTCAATGACCGTATGGAATGCATCCGAACTCCCTGTTAATGAAAATTTTTCTTTATCCACATAATATAGACCGTCGACTTGATCAAAATTCGGAAGTGACGCAAATTCCTCATAATCAACTGATGACAGTTGATTCTTCTTCTGCAGTGCCGAGATTTGCGCCAAGTCATCCAGTGGATCATATGGGACACCTGGTCCCTTATTTGAAGAAAGAAAATTCAGAGGGTCGATTGTGAGTATAAAAAACAGTGCAACTACAGGTATCGCCGCAGAGACAAATAGCACTTGCCAAGAAAACTTTTTAACCGGTGGCCGTACACGTTCATGTACACGCTGCTTTATCCGCCTTTCCTGCTTCGATGTATCGCCCA from the Sporosarcina psychrophila genome contains:
- a CDS encoding S26 family signal peptidase — protein: MSDFKSKLDQMMGDTSKQERRIKQRVHERVRPPVKKFSWQVLFVSAAIPVVALFFILTIDPLNFLSSNKGPGVPYDPLDDLAQISALQKKNQLSSVDYEEFASLPNFDQVDGLYYVDKEKFSLTGSSDAFHTVIERKANLFDEVVYEAGDIVRTMTNTTSHLPTYMDAYYEVIAVPGDRIVLKNGQLKINGKPLPSEIRDRYEKQGIAIVGGYDQLLNAREYLLVNHFPASKTVQGAAITPVHKIYGEVVGIATEERTHSMYMDYLSGQLTGEYTPEQYFDLYLYDELLGFGNLPETPAFTQISRLGELFLEASYRKTAPVSENELEIHYQYEREGVAERVFTMKQDAGSDRWVIAE